The Pedobacter africanus genome has a window encoding:
- the mazG gene encoding nucleoside triphosphate pyrophosphohydrolase: MPNHAAPLTAPEPSSAFLRLLNVLDTLRTECPWDKKQTMETLRHLTIEETYELSDAILEGNLEEVKKELGDVMMHLVFYARIASETNDFNITDVLNGVCDKLISRHPHIYGDVEVADEQDVKRNWEKLKLKEGNKSVLAGVPASLPSLVKASRIQEKARGVGFDWEDKTQVWEKVEEEMQEFKQEFNVVDNEAIDVEKAESEFGDLLFSLINYARFININPENALEKTNKKFIKRFQYLESKAKENGKALQDMTLAEMDVYWNEAKQF, translated from the coding sequence ATGCCCAATCATGCTGCCCCTTTAACTGCTCCGGAACCTTCTTCAGCTTTTCTCAGACTGTTAAATGTACTGGACACCCTGCGTACGGAATGCCCATGGGATAAAAAACAGACCATGGAAACCTTAAGGCACCTGACCATTGAAGAAACCTATGAACTCTCGGATGCCATTTTGGAAGGTAACCTGGAAGAGGTAAAAAAAGAGCTTGGTGATGTGATGATGCATCTGGTATTTTATGCCCGGATTGCTTCGGAAACCAATGACTTCAACATTACTGATGTGCTGAACGGAGTGTGCGACAAGCTGATCAGCCGACACCCGCATATTTATGGTGATGTGGAAGTAGCAGATGAGCAGGATGTGAAACGCAACTGGGAGAAATTAAAATTAAAAGAAGGCAACAAATCTGTGCTTGCCGGTGTACCTGCCAGCTTACCTTCGCTGGTAAAAGCAAGCCGTATCCAGGAAAAAGCACGTGGGGTTGGCTTCGACTGGGAAGATAAAACCCAGGTTTGGGAAAAGGTGGAAGAAGAAATGCAGGAGTTTAAGCAAGAGTTTAACGTGGTGGACAATGAGGCCATTGATGTTGAAAAAGCAGAAAGCGAATTTGGCGACCTCCTGTTCTCTTTAATCAATTATGCCCGGTTCATCAACATTAACCCGGAGAACGCACTGGAAAAAACCAACAAAAAATTCATTAAGCGTTTCCAGTACCTGGAAAGCAAGGCCAAAGAAAATGGCAAGGCGCTGCAGGACATGACGCTGGCAGAAATGGATGTGTACTGGAACGAAGCGAAGCAGTTTTAA
- a CDS encoding DEAD/DEAH box helicase, which translates to MSLDKLKLSKPLIAAMTDAGYISAKEIQAKTLSRIIGGQDIIAIGPEGCGKTTAYVLGVLMKLKYSTDEAPKVLILVPDGARVEAVIAEFIRLSRNRNLRIIGLYGTGGMEEDINTLLDGIDIVVATPTRARAVYLKLGLNLNRLQMLIVDDAEVIVKQGMQLPVAELARSAGKVQHLIFTTVVHDKLSMLTDQFMNFPFATVEVEELGSAQAETHELLLYQLPNFKTKVNLLNLLLSDEEVFDKVLVFVNTRLTAQKLFKSLRTARPGDISVLNPLFFDEEGFDHIDDFKESPEARVLIVANEGFSGTDFSGIHFLFHFEVPEEKELFLSRVVKNRDEALVAITFASDLELGEIKKIEQAMGKKIEVMDLPEALVIDKAIKTPAKIKKGDDDLPKGGGAYHEKKESNSKNYNYGIGQKAKMNMKKKHS; encoded by the coding sequence GTGTCCTTAGATAAATTAAAACTCAGCAAGCCCCTTATCGCAGCCATGACCGATGCCGGATACATCTCCGCAAAGGAAATCCAGGCAAAAACCCTGTCCAGAATTATTGGCGGACAGGATATCATTGCCATTGGCCCTGAAGGTTGCGGTAAAACCACTGCTTATGTGCTTGGCGTTTTAATGAAGTTAAAGTACAGTACCGACGAAGCCCCTAAAGTGTTGATCCTGGTGCCCGATGGAGCGCGCGTTGAAGCTGTTATTGCAGAATTCATACGGCTGAGCAGGAACAGGAACCTGCGCATCATTGGCCTGTACGGTACAGGGGGGATGGAAGAAGACATCAATACCCTTTTAGACGGTATAGATATCGTAGTGGCCACACCAACACGGGCACGCGCGGTATATCTGAAATTAGGCCTTAATCTGAACCGCCTGCAGATGCTCATTGTTGACGATGCAGAGGTTATTGTTAAGCAGGGCATGCAATTGCCCGTTGCCGAACTGGCCCGGAGTGCAGGGAAAGTACAGCACCTGATCTTTACCACGGTGGTTCACGACAAACTGAGCATGCTGACCGATCAGTTTATGAATTTCCCTTTTGCAACTGTGGAAGTGGAAGAACTGGGTAGTGCCCAGGCAGAAACCCATGAACTGCTGCTGTACCAGCTGCCTAACTTTAAAACAAAAGTCAACCTCCTTAACCTGTTGCTTAGCGATGAAGAGGTGTTCGATAAAGTGCTGGTATTTGTAAATACACGTTTAACCGCACAAAAGCTCTTTAAGAGTTTACGCACTGCCCGTCCGGGAGACATATCTGTACTAAACCCCCTGTTTTTCGATGAAGAAGGGTTCGACCATATCGATGATTTTAAAGAAAGCCCGGAAGCCAGGGTACTGATCGTGGCCAACGAAGGCTTTTCCGGAACTGACTTCTCGGGTATCCATTTCCTGTTCCATTTTGAAGTTCCCGAAGAAAAAGAGCTTTTTCTAAGCAGGGTAGTGAAAAATAGGGATGAAGCGCTGGTGGCCATCACCTTTGCATCAGATCTGGAGCTGGGGGAAATAAAAAAGATAGAACAAGCCATGGGCAAAAAGATCGAAGTCATGGATCTGCCGGAAGCGCTTGTGATCGATAAGGCCATAAAAACGCCGGCCAAAATAAAAAAGGGAGATGACGACCTTCCCAAAGGTGGGGGTGCCTATCACGAAAAGAAAGAAAGCAACTCAAAAAATTACAATTACGGGATAGGGCAGAAGGCCAAAATGAACATGAAAAAGAAGCACAGTTAA
- a CDS encoding MmcQ/YjbR family DNA-binding protein — protein sequence MDIETFREFCLSLKGTTEGMKWEHLCFMIEDKLFVIASLEDGHLSMKCDPDDFDELVARPGIQQARHMAKRQWVTLTGLDVMPDNELRDRVTISRALVLGKLSKKIQASYT from the coding sequence ATGGATATTGAAACGTTTAGGGAATTTTGCTTAAGTTTAAAGGGGACCACCGAGGGCATGAAATGGGAACATCTGTGTTTTATGATCGAGGATAAGCTATTTGTCATCGCCTCACTGGAAGACGGGCACCTGAGTATGAAATGTGATCCTGATGACTTTGATGAACTGGTGGCAAGGCCGGGCATTCAGCAGGCCCGTCATATGGCCAAAAGACAGTGGGTAACCCTTACCGGTCTGGATGTGATGCCCGATAATGAATTAAGGGATAGGGTAACTATTTCGAGGGCCTTGGTATTGGGCAAGCTGTCTAAAAAGATACAGGCCAGCTATACCTGA
- a CDS encoding AI-2E family transporter, translating to MKQVSLPFYTKLAMVLFSIICAGYLAILGQTILAPLLTSFLLALLLLPMANFMERKWRFKRSIASIIAVVLMIGVISGILYFLANQLTDLWKDWPLLKHQAESSFHHVQDWISRTFDVNTQKQIDYLKDSASSAIATSASVLGATLLTLSSTLLFLSFLLLFTFFILNYRGILFRFLTSVFEEKHTQKVSEIVRQIQYIIKKYITGLFLQMLIVTVLMIFTLWVLNVKYAVLLGLISGIFNIVPYIGIFTALLISVLITFATAGAGKVLLVLIAFVSIHALDGNVLMPLVVGSKVKINALFAFIGIVVGEMIWGISGMFLCIPYLAMLKIIFDKVEQLKPWGILLGGEEKPQKRRRVYRITKKIKLEEQE from the coding sequence ATGAAACAGGTCTCCCTACCTTTTTACACCAAGCTGGCCATGGTGTTGTTCTCTATTATCTGTGCCGGCTATCTGGCTATTTTAGGCCAGACCATCCTTGCACCTTTGCTCACTTCCTTTTTGCTGGCCCTGCTGCTGTTGCCGATGGCCAATTTTATGGAACGCAAATGGCGTTTTAAAAGGAGTATTGCTTCTATTATTGCTGTAGTGCTGATGATTGGGGTAATTTCCGGGATACTCTATTTTCTGGCCAACCAGCTTACCGACCTCTGGAAAGACTGGCCCTTACTGAAGCACCAGGCCGAGAGCTCCTTTCACCATGTGCAGGACTGGATATCAAGAACCTTTGATGTAAATACGCAAAAACAGATCGATTACCTTAAAGACAGTGCCAGCAGTGCCATTGCCACCAGTGCCTCAGTATTGGGCGCAACTTTACTTACACTTTCCTCAACCCTGCTGTTCCTTTCTTTCCTGTTACTGTTTACTTTTTTCATCTTGAATTACCGCGGGATCCTGTTCAGGTTCCTGACCTCGGTGTTTGAAGAAAAGCACACCCAAAAGGTAAGCGAAATTGTAAGACAGATCCAGTACATCATTAAAAAATACATTACCGGCTTGTTTCTGCAGATGCTAATTGTTACCGTTTTGATGATCTTCACCCTGTGGGTACTTAACGTAAAATATGCGGTACTGCTGGGACTGATCTCGGGAATTTTTAATATTGTGCCCTATATTGGCATTTTTACGGCTTTGCTGATCAGCGTGCTGATTACCTTTGCAACTGCAGGGGCCGGCAAGGTTTTATTGGTACTGATCGCCTTTGTGAGTATCCATGCTTTGGATGGCAATGTGCTGATGCCGCTGGTAGTAGGTTCTAAAGTAAAGATCAATGCTTTGTTTGCTTTTATTGGTATTGTAGTAGGTGAAATGATCTGGGGCATATCGGGTATGTTTTTGTGTATTCCTTACCTGGCCATGCTTAAGATTATATTTGATAAAGTAGAACAGCTGAAGCCCTGGGGCATTTTGCTGGGCGGTGAAGAAAAGCCGCAGAAGCGGCGACGGGTATACCGCATCACAAAGAAAATAAAACTGGAAGAACAGGAGTAA
- the mnmD gene encoding tRNA (5-methylaminomethyl-2-thiouridine)(34)-methyltransferase MnmD, with the protein MNRITLTADGSNTLYNEAIGEHYHSKHGALQESKHVFIEAGLKHATALLPGKEISILEVGFGTGLNFLLTAAWGVEQQVPIKYTALEAFPLTIEELESTGYQQYVPAQLWNGLVLNYGKALQQSVNIVPQQQLRIMHTYLHRYETNMQFDLIYYDAFSVQHQPDMWTDEIIAHTCKFLKPGGIFVTYAITGKLKRALKASGFTIEKLPGAPGKREMLRAVKQTLSV; encoded by the coding sequence ATGAACAGAATTACTTTAACAGCCGACGGTTCAAATACCTTGTACAACGAGGCCATAGGGGAACATTATCACTCCAAACACGGCGCCCTTCAGGAGAGTAAACATGTATTTATTGAAGCAGGACTGAAACATGCCACTGCGCTTTTGCCAGGAAAGGAAATCAGCATCCTTGAAGTGGGTTTTGGTACTGGCCTAAACTTTCTGCTTACAGCTGCCTGGGGCGTCGAACAGCAGGTACCAATTAAGTACACCGCACTGGAAGCTTTTCCGCTGACCATTGAAGAACTGGAATCGACGGGCTACCAGCAGTATGTACCTGCACAACTCTGGAATGGACTGGTACTTAACTACGGCAAGGCACTGCAGCAGTCGGTAAATATTGTACCGCAGCAGCAACTGAGAATTATGCACACCTACCTGCACCGGTATGAAACCAACATGCAGTTTGACCTGATCTACTATGATGCCTTTTCGGTACAGCACCAACCCGATATGTGGACGGATGAGATCATTGCGCATACCTGTAAATTCCTGAAGCCCGGTGGTATTTTTGTAACCTACGCCATCACCGGTAAGTTAAAAAGGGCTTTAAAAGCATCAGGCTTTACAATAGAAAAACTTCCGGGGGCACCGGGTAAAAGAGAGATGTTAAGGGCCGTAAAACAAACCTTGTCCGTTTAA
- a CDS encoding aldo/keto reductase: protein MEKRKLGGSDLFVYPITFGGNVFGWTIDEQKSFEILDGFTAAGFNFIDTADSYSHWVPGNKGGESETIIGNWMEQRKNRQEVIIATKVGSIPGTTTKSLAKDYILKCVDASLKRLKTDYIDLYQSHYEDLNTPIEETLEAYDQLVKTGKVRWIGASNYSVPGLMAALEVAEKLGLPKYQTLQPEYNLYKREGYEKELEQLVLDRQLGVINYYALASGFLSGKYRSEADLNKSQRGAAAKNYLNERGFKILKALDEVSEQYNASLASISLAWLMARPSVTAPIASVTSLAQLEDLVRAAELKLNNEDIAILDEASSWQ from the coding sequence ATGGAAAAAAGAAAATTAGGCGGTTCAGACCTGTTTGTTTACCCCATTACCTTTGGGGGAAATGTGTTTGGCTGGACCATAGACGAGCAAAAATCATTCGAAATACTGGACGGCTTTACCGCCGCAGGTTTTAATTTTATAGACACAGCAGATTCCTATTCGCACTGGGTACCGGGAAACAAAGGCGGAGAATCGGAAACGATTATCGGCAACTGGATGGAACAGCGTAAAAACCGCCAGGAAGTGATTATCGCCACCAAAGTAGGCTCCATACCGGGCACAACTACAAAAAGCCTGGCCAAAGACTATATCCTTAAGTGCGTTGATGCCTCCTTAAAAAGGTTGAAAACAGACTATATAGACTTATACCAATCGCACTATGAGGATCTGAATACCCCAATTGAAGAGACATTGGAAGCTTACGATCAGCTGGTAAAGACAGGAAAGGTACGCTGGATTGGTGCCTCAAACTATTCAGTGCCTGGTTTGATGGCAGCACTGGAAGTAGCTGAAAAGCTGGGTTTACCGAAATACCAGACCTTACAACCCGAGTACAACCTGTACAAACGTGAAGGCTATGAAAAAGAACTGGAACAGCTAGTGCTTGACCGGCAGCTTGGCGTAATTAACTATTATGCCCTGGCCAGTGGATTTTTAAGTGGAAAATACAGGTCGGAGGCTGACCTCAATAAAAGTCAGCGCGGTGCAGCTGCCAAAAATTACCTGAACGAGCGGGGCTTTAAAATACTGAAGGCATTAGATGAGGTTTCCGAGCAGTACAATGCCAGCCTGGCCAGCATATCCTTAGCCTGGCTCATGGCCAGGCCCTCTGTTACAGCGCCGATTGCCAGTGTGACCAGCCTGGCGCAGCTGGAAGATCTGGTCAGGGCCGCAGAACTGAAACTGAACAATGAAGATATTGCCATATTGGATGAAGCCAGCAGCTGGCAATAA